Proteins encoded in a region of the Mucispirillum schaedleri ASF457 genome:
- the trxB gene encoding thioredoxin-disulfide reductase, giving the protein MENFFNKDLNESYDVIILGAGPAGCSAGMYAARDALSVLILEKNFPGGNMAITEHIENYPGFTEPVLGHEITDKFVKHAQKFGAVIRQGNCVDVIDDGIWKSVILEDGRKIKCKALIIATGSKPKKTGAKNEINFIGRGISFCATCDGGFFRNKEVIVIGGGDSALEEGIYLTKFASKVTIVHRRNEFRAAKIIQNRAKENKKIHFMTPYVLDEILGENIVTGVKLKNTQTEEIVEYKCDGIFEFIGWDANTDIFTSILELSNDGFIKASENTVTSISGIFAAGDVRKKGLMQVVTAASDGAVAAKMAEKYINEELKH; this is encoded by the coding sequence ATGGAAAACTTTTTTAACAAGGACTTAAACGAAAGTTATGATGTGATTATTTTAGGTGCAGGTCCTGCTGGCTGTTCTGCAGGAATGTATGCTGCACGAGATGCACTTTCTGTGCTTATTTTAGAAAAAAACTTCCCTGGTGGAAATATGGCTATAACTGAGCATATTGAAAATTATCCCGGCTTTACTGAGCCTGTATTAGGTCATGAAATTACAGATAAATTTGTTAAACATGCACAAAAATTTGGAGCAGTAATAAGACAAGGCAACTGTGTAGATGTAATAGATGATGGTATATGGAAATCTGTTATACTTGAAGATGGAAGAAAAATAAAATGTAAAGCATTGATTATTGCAACAGGCTCTAAACCAAAAAAAACTGGTGCAAAAAATGAAATAAATTTCATAGGCAGAGGCATTTCATTCTGTGCTACATGTGATGGCGGCTTTTTCAGAAATAAAGAAGTTATTGTTATTGGCGGTGGTGATTCTGCCCTTGAAGAAGGTATATATCTTACAAAATTTGCTTCCAAAGTAACAATAGTTCACAGAAGAAATGAATTTAGAGCTGCTAAAATTATCCAAAACCGTGCAAAAGAAAATAAAAAAATTCATTTTATGACGCCTTATGTATTAGATGAAATACTTGGAGAAAATATAGTAACTGGTGTTAAATTAAAAAATACTCAGACAGAAGAAATTGTAGAATATAAATGTGATGGAATTTTTGAATTTATAGGCTGGGATGCAAATACTGATATTTTTACCAGCATTTTAGAGCTTTCAAATGATGGCTTTATTAAAGCATCAGAAAATACTGTTACAAGTATATCAGGAATTTTTGCTGCTGGTGATGTGCGTAAAAAAGGACTTATGCAGGTTGTAACTGCTGCTTCTGACGGTGCAGTTGCTGCAAAAATGGCAGAAAAATATATTAATGAAGAGTTAAAACATTAA
- a CDS encoding TorD/DmsD family molecular chaperone, with the protein MPFNQELQEDLINSSILRSAFFNYFYRVFNNTADESFIGVSEKYLTYFNNLKDYVESDEYNNACKIFEKYINDEKSAVTIYDFLQRLNVEFTSLFLNGMGNVPASASSYLSSDGLLKGEEWEKVTSIYKMRDFQMPETIKAPEDYISVEMLYMQKLSDLIGKLAEDGDINLLEETIKDQINFSSNHILVWIDMFSDAVYEKSITINSNLYAATAIIMKYYIKYDIELLKEFADELNN; encoded by the coding sequence ATGCCATTTAATCAGGAATTACAAGAAGATTTAATCAATTCTTCAATTTTACGCAGTGCTTTTTTTAATTATTTCTATAGAGTATTCAATAATACAGCTGATGAAAGTTTTATTGGTGTTTCTGAAAAATATTTAACTTATTTTAATAATTTAAAAGATTATGTGGAAAGTGATGAATATAATAATGCCTGCAAAATTTTTGAAAAATATATTAATGATGAAAAAAGTGCAGTTACTATTTATGATTTTCTCCAAAGGCTTAATGTTGAATTTACATCATTATTTTTAAATGGTATGGGAAATGTGCCAGCATCTGCATCTTCTTACCTTTCAAGTGACGGTTTATTAAAAGGTGAAGAATGGGAAAAAGTTACATCAATTTATAAAATGAGAGATTTTCAAATGCCTGAAACCATTAAAGCTCCAGAAGATTATATTAGTGTAGAAATGCTTTATATGCAAAAACTAAGTGATTTAATTGGAAAACTAGCAGAAGATGGAGATATAAATCTGCTTGAAGAAACCATAAAAGACCAGATAAATTTTTCATCAAACCATATATTAGTCTGGATAGATATGTTTTCTGATGCTGTATATGAAAAATCAATTACTATTAATTCAAATTTATATGCAGCTACTGCCATAATAATGAAATACTATATTAAATATGACATAGAGCTTTTAAAAGAATTTGCAGATGAGTTAAATAACTAA
- a CDS encoding tetratricopeptide repeat protein, whose translation MKSRVYILLFILILTFGCSEKRTIVQDNVTANLNINSVAQSENTDILEGNEKFSAGDFDEAIKLYEKASKENKATAFYNIGVSYYLLNNTPMAELNFREAVNADPDFLEALMNLIAVLAEQGGEKAKEAEKYVEKYINSANHSADAYSGIANVFLSVNDTAKAMYYYKKALEKDAASPMVLENYANLLISIGEYEDGINLLESLPNRNFIIHYNLANAYFATGNKESAYNNAQEALYSDGASETGYDKLAQLFNKLKKYSDEAQTLRILISGNDERDYRVRLIKAYLSLAQNDKAIDEIDLLLTQYPKDEELSLLKYNVMVYVDTAKAGEYIKSLYEDLKTDKVLSYYAKHVCYFNKTQNEIRPYIQTDRNNGWLSLAKTVYALKQGRYNDAANYLKTANRENGHDYFAYNTFLNIKNRDFAKAASFAANLDLLQYDTFWYKLVIAWNLREPQTVLTLGEEYRNSSLISIRPPSFEFNIRPVLHDMSFTYRFDDKSIDTASMLAYPVFMKPDETTQFLITGRSALKERDKNSVTSKLEGIKMNNAAIDDFAAFNFENARQKFEKAAGNLTNNTIVLYNLALTYFNLGENDKAKEIIDKAFVIDKNDGFIHLISGLLNYRKGNYPDAKLNFEQAKLYASKKIGELETPEDEDIMLLYLSVLSGDRPSRRNEAESIYKSNDNGFTVSCALLMDYFDDYDIEKLNELKDSPIFRVSRVRNLLALRHTPIDQFKDIDDADRYYTLAYKFVMLQRGAAKAVIFNKRFAHDKVYLKDMVYVSIYRHDVNSGLKYLQTLSDMDFKYSELYKVSLYYFTWIRDFVNAEASYGSLDRMGYNDQTSFFYMLLYFLVNFNETRLNNYLKLYNDAYSADYRYDIVTAMMNLYTKNVSTFDSIIRRLLSQDPYLFDKMFIEVNFEKF comes from the coding sequence TTGAAATCAAGAGTATATATTTTACTATTTATTTTAATATTAACTTTTGGCTGCAGTGAGAAAAGAACAATAGTGCAGGATAATGTTACTGCTAATTTAAATATTAACTCTGTTGCTCAGTCAGAAAATACGGATATTTTAGAAGGAAATGAAAAATTTTCAGCAGGTGATTTTGATGAGGCTATTAAATTGTATGAAAAAGCTTCAAAAGAAAACAAAGCAACTGCATTTTATAATATTGGTGTAAGCTATTATTTATTAAATAATACTCCTATGGCAGAATTAAATTTTAGGGAAGCAGTTAATGCAGACCCTGATTTTCTTGAAGCTTTAATGAACTTAATTGCAGTTTTAGCAGAACAGGGTGGGGAAAAAGCCAAAGAAGCTGAAAAATATGTAGAAAAATATATAAACAGTGCCAACCATTCTGCTGATGCATACAGCGGTATTGCGAATGTATTTTTAAGTGTAAATGATACAGCAAAAGCTATGTATTATTATAAAAAAGCATTAGAGAAAGATGCTGCTTCACCTATGGTTTTAGAAAACTATGCTAATCTTTTAATAAGCATAGGTGAATATGAAGATGGTATAAATTTATTAGAATCACTTCCAAACAGAAATTTTATTATTCATTATAACCTTGCAAATGCTTATTTTGCTACTGGCAATAAAGAAAGTGCATATAATAATGCTCAGGAAGCACTTTATTCAGATGGAGCAAGTGAAACAGGTTATGATAAACTTGCACAACTTTTTAATAAATTAAAAAAATATTCTGATGAAGCTCAGACTTTGCGTATATTAATCAGTGGAAATGATGAAAGAGATTACAGAGTTCGTTTAATAAAAGCCTATCTTTCTCTTGCACAAAATGATAAAGCCATTGATGAAATTGATTTATTATTAACACAATATCCAAAAGATGAAGAATTAAGCCTTTTAAAATATAATGTAATGGTTTATGTAGATACTGCAAAGGCAGGGGAATATATTAAATCACTATATGAAGATTTAAAAACAGATAAAGTTCTTTCCTATTATGCAAAACATGTATGTTATTTTAATAAAACTCAAAATGAAATAAGACCATATATCCAGACAGACAGAAATAATGGATGGTTATCACTTGCAAAAACTGTTTATGCTCTGAAACAGGGTAGATATAATGATGCAGCTAATTATTTAAAAACAGCAAATAGAGAAAACGGCCATGATTATTTTGCATATAATACATTTTTAAATATTAAAAATAGAGATTTTGCCAAAGCTGCATCTTTTGCAGCTAATCTTGATTTACTGCAGTATGATACTTTTTGGTATAAACTTGTTATTGCTTGGAATTTAAGAGAACCTCAGACTGTCTTAACATTAGGTGAAGAATATAGAAATAGTTCATTAATATCTATAAGACCACCGTCTTTTGAATTTAATATAAGACCTGTTCTTCATGATATGAGTTTTACATACAGGTTTGATGATAAAAGTATTGATACTGCTTCTATGCTTGCTTATCCTGTTTTTATGAAACCAGATGAAACTACTCAGTTTTTAATTACAGGCAGAAGTGCTTTAAAGGAAAGGGATAAGAACAGTGTAACAAGCAAACTTGAAGGTATTAAAATGAATAATGCAGCTATTGATGATTTTGCTGCCTTTAATTTTGAAAATGCAAGGCAGAAGTTTGAAAAAGCTGCTGGAAATTTGACGAATAATACTATAGTACTTTATAACCTTGCACTTACTTATTTTAATTTAGGTGAAAATGACAAAGCTAAGGAAATTATTGATAAAGCATTTGTTATAGATAAAAATGACGGATTTATTCATTTAATTTCTGGGCTTTTAAATTATAGAAAAGGTAATTATCCTGATGCTAAACTTAATTTTGAGCAGGCAAAACTTTATGCTTCTAAAAAAATAGGTGAGCTTGAAACACCTGAAGATGAAGATATTATGCTTTTATATTTATCTGTGCTTTCAGGTGACAGACCATCAAGAAGAAATGAAGCAGAAAGTATATATAAATCAAATGATAATGGATTTACTGTATCTTGTGCTTTATTAATGGATTATTTTGATGATTATGATATAGAAAAATTAAATGAGCTTAAAGATTCACCAATTTTTAGAGTATCAAGAGTTAGAAATCTTCTTGCTTTAAGGCATACTCCAATTGACCAGTTTAAAGATATTGATGATGCTGATAGATACTATACTCTTGCTTATAAATTTGTAATGCTGCAGCGTGGGGCAGCAAAAGCTGTAATATTTAATAAAAGGTTTGCTCATGATAAGGTATATTTAAAAGATATGGTATATGTGTCTATATACAGGCATGATGTAAATTCTGGGCTTAAATATTTACAAACTTTATCTGATATGGATTTTAAATATTCTGAGCTTTATAAAGTATCTTTATATTATTTTACATGGATTAGAGATTTTGTAAACGCAGAAGCATCTTATGGCTCACTTGATAGAATGGGTTATAATGACCAGACATCGTTTTTCTATATGCTTTTATATTTCCTTGTTAATTTTAATGAAACAAGATTAAATAATTATTTAAAATTATATAATGATGCTTATAGTGCAGATTATAGATATGATATAGTAACAGCAATGATGAATTTATATACAAAAAATGTAAGCACTTTTGACAGCATTATAAGGCGTCTTTTATCTCAAGACCCATATTTATTTGATAAAATGTTTATAGAGGTTAATTTTGAAAAATTTTAG
- a CDS encoding Nif3-like dinuclear metal center hexameric protein: MVKISDIINYLEYSFTDISAQSKWDFSGKQIYTGDREISKIALSLDAKEDIIEKAVKEGCGLLITHHPIFFRESKGININKAVDRKVIKAIKGGLDILSYHTNLDMAYNGLNDYICELLNAKMDNGFLSYEGSHSLYKVAVFVPYDYKDEVFNAMTANGAGSIYGNYSSCGFIAEGAGLFIPDDKAKPFIGSANELQIVDEVKIETVVLKKHLHKVIHAMLEAHPYEEAAYDIIELHNKLDYGFGKTASLNKEYSLQEFIKLIQEKLNIKHITTNMHDIKPFSRFGVCTGSGASLWKDALNKGVNVLLTGDLKYHDALDAYEAGVCIIDATHQATEEIYMHRLSEIIKKQFNIEVVVLKQEKQLICWGGNN; the protein is encoded by the coding sequence ATGGTTAAAATTAGCGATATTATTAATTATTTAGAATATTCATTTACAGATATTTCTGCCCAGTCAAAATGGGATTTTTCTGGAAAACAAATATATACAGGTGATAGGGAAATATCTAAAATTGCTTTAAGTCTTGATGCAAAAGAAGATATAATTGAAAAGGCAGTAAAAGAGGGGTGTGGGTTACTTATTACTCATCACCCCATTTTTTTTCGTGAAAGTAAGGGTATAAATATTAATAAAGCTGTTGACAGAAAAGTAATAAAAGCCATAAAAGGCGGTCTTGATATACTAAGCTATCATACAAATCTTGATATGGCATATAATGGTTTAAATGACTATATATGTGAGCTTTTAAATGCAAAAATGGATAATGGCTTTTTAAGTTATGAAGGCAGCCATTCTTTATATAAAGTTGCAGTATTTGTGCCTTATGATTATAAAGATGAAGTTTTTAATGCTATGACAGCAAATGGTGCAGGTTCAATATATGGCAATTATTCTTCATGTGGTTTTATTGCAGAAGGAGCAGGGCTTTTCATACCTGATGATAAAGCGAAACCTTTTATAGGCAGTGCAAATGAGCTGCAGATAGTAGATGAAGTTAAAATTGAAACAGTAGTCTTAAAAAAACATCTGCATAAAGTAATACATGCTATGCTTGAAGCTCATCCTTATGAAGAAGCAGCTTATGATATTATTGAGCTGCATAACAAGCTGGATTATGGCTTTGGAAAAACTGCGTCTTTAAATAAAGAATATTCATTACAGGAATTTATTAAATTAATCCAAGAAAAATTAAATATAAAACATATTACAACTAATATGCATGATATTAAGCCATTTTCCCGTTTTGGAGTATGCACTGGTTCAGGTGCATCTTTATGGAAAGATGCTCTTAACAAAGGGGTAAATGTGCTTTTAACTGGTGATTTAAAATATCATGATGCTCTTGATGCTTATGAAGCAGGTGTATGTATTATTGATGCTACTCATCAGGCAACAGAAGAAATATATATGCACAGGTTATCAGAAATTATAAAAAAACAATTTAATATAGAAGTGGTAGTATTAAAACAGGAAAAACAACTAATATGCTGGGGAGGTAATAATTAA
- the rsmI gene encoding 16S rRNA (cytidine(1402)-2'-O)-methyltransferase: MLYVIGTPIGNLSDLSKRAVETLSSVDIVFAEDTRTALNLLNSQGIKKPCKSYYKDNEKTASESIIACLLNGNNVALISEAGMPCISDPGAVVIKKIIQKGLPFEIIQGPTALIHGLIASGFSGGSFYFHGFLPHKEKEKIKEIKTLLNIKAPVIFYESPYRVKETLNILLDYFHAPIAVTREATKVYEETIFIISKEDIENITVKGEFVITVNNSLEDINETNNSLSLNYDHIIKELLSENISSKDILKMMKTLGMKRNEAYNLINKLSM; the protein is encoded by the coding sequence ATGCTTTATGTTATAGGCACTCCTATTGGAAATCTCTCTGATTTATCTAAACGGGCAGTAGAAACTCTGTCTTCTGTTGATATTGTATTTGCAGAAGATACACGCACTGCCCTTAACCTTTTAAATAGTCAGGGAATAAAAAAACCTTGTAAATCATATTATAAAGATAACGAAAAAACAGCCAGTGAAAGTATAATAGCATGTCTTTTAAATGGCAATAATGTGGCACTCATCAGTGAAGCAGGAATGCCATGTATTTCAGACCCTGGGGCTGTAGTTATTAAAAAAATCATTCAAAAAGGGCTGCCTTTTGAAATCATACAGGGACCCACTGCATTAATTCACGGATTAATTGCATCAGGTTTCAGCGGTGGCAGCTTTTATTTTCATGGTTTTTTACCGCATAAAGAAAAAGAGAAGATAAAAGAAATTAAAACTCTGCTGAATATAAAAGCACCTGTTATTTTTTATGAATCACCTTACAGAGTAAAAGAAACATTAAATATACTTCTTGATTACTTCCATGCTCCAATAGCTGTTACAAGGGAAGCTACAAAAGTATATGAAGAAACTATATTTATAATCTCTAAAGAAGATATTGAAAATATAACAGTTAAAGGTGAATTTGTTATTACAGTTAACAACAGCTTAGAAGATATTAATGAAACAAATAATAGTCTTTCTTTAAATTATGACCATATAATAAAAGAATTATTAAGTGAAAATATTTCATCTAAAGATATATTAAAAATGATGAAAACATTAGGAATGAAAAGAAATGAAGCATATAATTTGATTAATAAATTGAGTATGTGA
- a CDS encoding sulfurtransferase — protein sequence MVAKFYTKPFMLLKLVLLSMLIITALAACKKQTVDSYYSTDRTAGSALIEPAELKKYIDNGFKSDDGRKVVILHVTLQNGQMPESTIKGAYSFSQEEHLMEKRSDGVAPNGAMVASGAKVDKFLSKYGIDNNTLIVLTSHDLTNQMVYRAFWALKYWGFSNKALKILNGANYYFFGEYAKANNIDAASYKAAPADISNITPSAFSVKDLPNNYIDSVRAPFGEIIAYAKENKMNADASGEVAVISTIDAKKPVKSNGQIVTYTIYDNNAVDGRIKGATQLAYEPVKNGGYANHWGLYLDAQFSDDGKYSIVGGKGTFKTPEQIRAMVKGLIENNGKTTKNASFLENIDKNPNKRILFHCYTGRTTSPHWFIFREILGYQNAAVYDGSWQEWSSYSVYYPADAANAVYARIIAGEDDPNTYDKQNTDYIYWNGDKFIMSDNKTEPELEYDNIKTFIEKWDVTKYTDFATLGVESYYEDDEVDFYPLTNPNIDGLYAGDAKEINKEDKAYQGK from the coding sequence ATGGTAGCAAAATTTTATACCAAACCATTTATGCTGCTAAAACTTGTATTATTAAGTATGTTGATAATAACAGCATTAGCAGCATGCAAAAAGCAAACTGTTGACAGCTATTATTCAACAGACAGAACTGCTGGCTCTGCTTTAATTGAACCTGCAGAGTTAAAAAAATATATTGATAATGGCTTTAAATCAGATGATGGTAGAAAGGTGGTTATTTTACATGTAACACTGCAAAATGGTCAAATGCCAGAATCAACTATTAAAGGTGCATATTCTTTCAGTCAAGAAGAACATTTAATGGAAAAAAGAAGTGATGGTGTTGCTCCAAACGGTGCTATGGTTGCAAGCGGTGCAAAAGTTGATAAATTTTTATCAAAATACGGCATAGACAATAATACTTTAATTGTTCTTACAAGCCATGATTTAACTAACCAAATGGTATACAGAGCTTTTTGGGCATTAAAATACTGGGGCTTTTCTAACAAAGCATTAAAAATATTAAATGGTGCTAACTATTATTTCTTTGGCGAATATGCAAAAGCAAATAATATTGATGCAGCTTCATATAAAGCAGCTCCAGCTGATATTTCAAACATTACTCCATCTGCATTTTCAGTAAAAGATTTGCCAAACAATTATATAGATTCAGTCAGGGCTCCATTTGGAGAAATAATAGCATACGCAAAAGAAAACAAAATGAATGCTGATGCTTCTGGTGAAGTAGCTGTAATTTCTACTATTGATGCTAAAAAACCAGTTAAATCAAATGGTCAGATTGTAACATATACAATATATGACAATAATGCAGTTGATGGCAGAATAAAAGGTGCTACTCAGCTTGCTTATGAGCCCGTAAAAAATGGTGGTTATGCTAATCACTGGGGTTTATATCTAGATGCTCAGTTTTCTGATGACGGTAAATATTCTATTGTTGGTGGTAAAGGCACATTTAAAACACCAGAGCAGATTAGGGCAATGGTGAAAGGTCTTATTGAAAATAATGGTAAGACTACTAAAAATGCTTCATTTTTAGAAAATATTGATAAAAATCCAAATAAAAGAATACTTTTCCATTGTTATACTGGAAGAACTACATCACCACACTGGTTTATATTCAGAGAAATTTTAGGTTATCAAAATGCTGCTGTTTATGACGGTTCATGGCAGGAATGGAGCTCATATTCTGTTTATTATCCAGCAGATGCAGCAAATGCTGTTTATGCAAGAATAATTGCTGGTGAAGATGACCCTAATACTTATGATAAACAAAATACTGATTATATTTATTGGAATGGCGATAAATTTATTATGTCTGATAATAAAACTGAGCCAGAGTTAGAATATGATAACATTAAAACATTTATTGAAAAATGGGATGTTACAAAATATACTGATTTTGCCACATTAGGTGTAGAATCATACTATGAAGATGATGAAGTAGATTTTTATCCATTAACTAATCCTAATATAGACGGCTTATATGCTGGAGATGCTAAAGAAATTAATAAAGAAGATAAGGCATATCAAGGAAAATAA
- a CDS encoding zinc ribbon domain-containing protein: MQEILEQLIELQKIDSKIASIEGVIKNTPSQIKAVQEKYEKAITGYDSIKAALDENKKTYLVLEADLNEKKSNLLNSQTKLSSVQNTKEYESVIRELDTLKKSVAEDEAKLKEMMNLDFKYESELSKMVELKESLEKELEDVSISKADEDKEMHDELAKLMQQRENYASKIKKSTYMKYERVRAHRHNIGIASVKDEVCNGCYMHIPPQLYVEVKKDLDVHTCPHCQRILYYIPPKQTDETKK, encoded by the coding sequence ATGCAAGAAATATTAGAGCAGCTTATTGAACTTCAAAAAATTGATTCTAAAATCGCATCTATTGAGGGAGTAATAAAAAACACTCCATCGCAAATCAAAGCAGTGCAGGAAAAATACGAGAAAGCTATTACAGGTTATGACAGTATTAAGGCTGCACTTGATGAAAACAAAAAAACATATCTTGTTTTAGAAGCAGACTTAAATGAGAAAAAAAGTAACCTTTTAAACTCTCAAACTAAACTTTCTTCTGTTCAAAATACAAAAGAATATGAATCTGTTATCCGCGAACTTGATACTCTTAAAAAATCAGTTGCAGAAGATGAAGCTAAGCTTAAAGAGATGATGAACCTTGATTTTAAATATGAATCAGAGCTTAGCAAAATGGTAGAATTAAAAGAAAGTTTAGAAAAAGAGCTTGAAGATGTAAGTATCTCAAAGGCAGATGAAGATAAAGAAATGCATGATGAACTTGCAAAACTTATGCAGCAGAGAGAAAATTATGCATCTAAAATCAAAAAAAGCACCTATATGAAATATGAGAGAGTGAGAGCACATCGTCATAATATAGGCATTGCTTCTGTAAAAGATGAAGTCTGCAATGGCTGCTATATGCATATTCCACCACAGCTTTATGTTGAAGTTAAAAAAGATTTAGATGTGCATACATGTCCGCACTGCCAAAGAATACTTTATTATATACCACCAAAACAAACTGATGAAACAAAAAAATAA